aaaccctcaagtaggtgcgcgcaacgttgaaaccaacatgtcggggctgggcggtgatgcccatccccaagggagctcgggacgagtacttcgcccgagggctcgatcggtgtccctcaaccgggtcgacgcattaaaagtgtctgactcaacaccggtggagccaccacccaccgcaggcatcgtctacttgagtgatgatgaagaagaagaattgaactgcacgatcctcgcgggcccgtcgggattagcagttccaccaatggggaaggtgccattggtagtgctggacaagttgcccagccagagtcaacagcgcgaggagatgacggtaccggccacctcaacaccaaaggctggtaagtgttcttctgctgaaccatctctctcagagatgaacgagagcttgaagctcctggccatgcaggttgctcagctctcaaaggagcttagcctctgccgtaaggagctccaggaaagtttgatgaaaaatgcggcgcttgaacgggagctcgaaacgtacaggatgggcgcccgttcggtcatcgagctgcagcagcaagcagcagcagccccaatgaTGACAGCCCAGGGAGCCCACAGCTCTAGCAACCGTCGCGGTCGCCaaggaccacagcagcaggagcagcggcagcagcagcaacagcatcagcagcgggaacagcagcagcagcagcagcagcagcagcagcagcagcagcagcaacaacaacagcagcagcggaaccagcagcgtgaatggcagcagcagcagcagcagcagcagcatcaacagcgagaacagcagcagcagcaacgggtgcagcaacagaatcagcagcacctacgtcagcagcagcagcagcagcagcagcggcaacagcaacagcagcaggagcagcaagaattatggacgacggtagtgcgccgccgtcaaaatacacagcagcagcagcagtctaaccaaccgcagcaacaacaacagcagactgggcggtatcagccgccgcaaatgaggcagcagctacagcagcaacagcagcaacgacagccacagcgatatgtggtcgcaggctcgtcgcaacagcagcagcagcagcatcaacagcagcagcagaagcgtaagcgtcctaagcccgaactgatagagatctctcctggtcagaacgagactttcgagagcgtctccttgaaaatccgtaaagccgttgacgataatggcacacataaggagttaaaggatttcatcatcatgggccggcgcacagataaggcgttgctacgactgacgcttgctagatccgcaaacgcgaccttaattctccagcagatccgaacgatcatcggcgaggctggaacttgtcgacacgtgacggaaatggcggccttggtagtaaacgacatcgaccccctagccaaggaggaagagcttacagctctccttgaaaacaagatcgagggtggggcaggcatcgtctcaacgagcattaggacaatgccggatggcacccagcgggcacgcgtccgtctgccagccaaggccgccaaagcgctggatggtacgaagcttcgcttgggcttctgcatttccagagtgaagatggctcctccaacacccaaagagcatcttcgctgctaccgatgccttgagcacggccacaacgcccgcgattgtcggtcacctgtagaccgacaaaatgtttgcatccgttgcggacaggaaggtcacaaggctggtacatgcatggaagaaatacgctgcggcaaatgcgatggcccccatgttatcggggaccggacatgcgatcggtcggccacccaatgacgcagctaaaagtcctccaagtgaacctgggtggaggcaggatcgcccaagatctggtcctgcaaaccgcccgacaaatggaagtggacgtgctggttctttcccacacgtatcgaccacccgagaacaacccaagatgggcagttgatgcctccaaaaaggtggcagtcgtggccacaggacgataccctctacaaggacaatggagcagtgatgttccaggccttatagctgccaaggtgggtggcatcaccttcctaagctgctacgcgccacccagcctgtcgcgggaaggatttgcggaattcgttgaagcaattgaattggaagcccaatcccaccctcaggtagtagttgccggagactttaacgcttggcatgaggagtggggaagccaacgcagcaatgagcgtggggaagtactgctcgaggcgtcccagcaattgggcctgctgctgatgaatcgagggaatgtggcaacctttgttggaaacggtgtggcgactgccagcgttgtcgacgtgaccttcgccagctcgtccatagctcagccgagcacttggttggtaagaaacacggacacgcgatctgaccataggtatatcacctattcggtaggcccagcgtcagcagaccagcagcgtaaccaaggacagtcacgtcaacggggccagcgagagcgttttcaacatgcaggcacgcgatttaagacgaaacagttctcgaaagagaatttcctggccacgctacatggcgagggattccgagagaaggcagtcaatcaccagggaatgatctcggcaatgatatcggcctgcgagaaaaccatgcaaaggatgacgtcgtctttccccgaccctcatcgggacgtttactggtggacgccactgattgctctgcttaggcaaaactgcgagcagacgagagatcgcatgcagcagacaagtgatctccagaaccgaagtctggctgcagcccaatacagaacagctaaagctgagctggatagagctatacgtgccagcaaaaaggctgccttccaggaattgatcgatgctgcggaggaaaacgttttcggagccgggtacttagtagtcctctcccgtcttcgcggtggaagggccccacccgagacggagagagcgaggcttgaaagcatcgttacagagcttttcccgcaacatccgcccttcaactggcccagcatcagttccgaggaagaacaggaacagcctgcagaccagcagactccatggacccaagtcacgatcccggaactccgtctgatagctagcaccatgccgaacaaaaaagcgccgggccttgacggaattccgaacgccgctgtcaaggctgcaatccttgcgtacacggacgttttccaggcgttgtaccaaagctgtctggaaacggctacatttccagcaccatggaaacgacagcggttggtactgctccccaagccggggaaaccaccgggtagcaacgggtcataccgacctttgtgcatgctggatgccttagggaaagtgctggagaagctcattctaaacagacttcacaaccacctggaagatcctgctgcggtgaggctgtcagacaggcagcatggcttccggagggggcgatctacaattggcgccattcgaacagtgatcgaggctggtcagagcgcgatgagattccgccgcacgaacgggcgggataacaggttcctgctggtcgtgtcaatggatgtcaagaatgccttcaatacggcaagctggcaggccatcgccactgcactgcagatgaaaggagtacctgctggtctgcaaagaatcgtgaggagctacttcgagaaccgagagttggtcttcgagacatccgacggcccagtaactcggtccatcacggctggtgttccacagggttcgattcttggccccaccctgtggaacaccatgtacgatggagttctggacgtcgcccttccgcaggactgcgagatggtggcgtatgctgacgacttggtgctgctgattccgggcatcgacgtaaatgcagtgaaggctgcagccgaggaggcggtcgccagtgtctctcactggatggctcaacatcatctccagattgcgccggaaaagacggagtgcgtgcttatctccagcacgaagaaccctacgcaggtcaccataagagtaggggacgtggaggtgacatcttcccgcacgatgcgttaccttggggtgacccttcacgatcacctatcgtggctgccccatgtccgagaggtaaccactcgggcaaggaagatagcagatgccgttacccgcctcttgcgcaaccacagtggaccaaagaccagcaaagcgcgactgttggcctcggtcgcagagtcggtcatccgatatgctgcgcccatctggcatggcgaggtgacgaagagagagtgtcgtcgacttttggagagggttcagcgagtctcagcacggagggtggcacgcaccttccgtaccgtaaggtatgagaccgccaccctcctcgccgggctgacccccatctgtctcttgatagaggaggatgcgcgagtgttcgagcgtgttaatgatccgggtcggtcgataacgaaggcagccatccggttggaggagaggcagcgcaccatcacgatgtggcagagccaatgggacgccgaggccgacacctccagatacacccggtggacgcatcggataatccgcgacatcagcgcttggcaaggccggagacacggggagatgaccttccacttggcccaggtgctctctggacatgggttcttcagagagtacctggccatcaacggctttacggaatcccctgactgtcgcagctgtgcgggtgttccggaaaatgcccatcacgccatcttcgaatgccccaggtttgctcgagtgaggatggagtactttggtgaactggggccgaatccggtcacgccggacagtcttcaggacttccttatgggcagccaagacaactggagcagcttctgtgaggcggcacgtcgaataacaacaacgctgcagcgtgactgggacacggaacgagaacagcgggctgcttccaatcgtgaggaagctgaaatacaacagcagctacagcgagaggaagacgaacgccgcactgaagaacggcggcagctccacaatgaggcaaatcgtgcctaccgccagcgcaataggagaagtcaacctactccaccagctccaccaccaacacccagggaggccgctcgcctcgaagatgggcgacggagagtggcccgctggcgggaaagacaacgaatgattcggaacggtggaatccaaatgctacgagcgctgttcggccatgatgcctggtcgagcgaaagtgacgatgaacccgatgacgtcgagcgaggcggacttgatgctgcccagcaggcagcagcagccgaagccgaaagagcggcacgctaaagctaactttagtaaaaagaacaacgaaagtgtaaaaaaaaagaaaggtgcttcggtacagatatagggctccccttaagggaatgaattcagaagaacagtttggaaaatagaatttcaactaaaataaacggaaaggtgcgaacgcacggctaaaaagttaggctccctatgagcatcacgtccacccttaaatcccttcgcagggcataaggggcggattatgagagggctgggttttcttttcgatgtaacatacgatcaataaaaatccactcgatataacaaaaaaaaaaagccagttatccctgtggtaacttttctgacacctcttgctaaaaactcgttataaccaaaaggatcgtaaggccaagctttcgctgtcccgaagtgtactgaacgttgggatcaagccagcttttgtccttatgctcagcgtgtggtttctgtccacactgagctgacctttggacacctccgttatcgttttggagatgtaccgccccagtcaaactccgcacctggcactgtccatgacgtggaccgaaaggacctgtccaggagtcttcgagccgggcggcgcgcggaaccgggggcaaacgtgacatcataaacgatcgaccgcgcagaagcagtgcaccacgaatgcaccgacgtacgcaagcttgtacccttgcgggccacggctcacggtcggacaagcgggtaacacgctacacacgacgatgctacgatgcagtctccccggcggcaccacccagcgacacactggacgctgagcgagaaacacggcgcattgggcgcgcgcaggcgaaccgccgccacagccccccggaggaggtgcgcgcacgatccggacctggggcccgcgcttgttccacccaatcatgtaagtaaggcaacagtaagagtggtggtatctcagaggcgagctccacgaggaagccctcccacctatgctgcacctcctatatcgccttacaatgccagactagagtcaagctcaacagggtcttctttccccgctagtgcatccaagcccgttcccttggctgtggtttcgctagatagtagatagggacagagggaatctcgttaatccattcatgcgcgtcactaattagatgacgaggcatttggctacctttttttttttttttttttttttttttttttttttttttttttttttttttttgttaacgaagagtgagcatattccatccccctctccgactcacccaactcggccggtacgcttgtggtgcgtattacttcatgcggagtcgtgtgtgcggttgcaccctgggtcacgacgcatcttctgcggcgatctggtctgatgattctgcttattacgctgcttaccgtggtgcgacgcggtccctttggtcctatcgcccacgcttcgggtgggcaatggggggtcggcatcgttggtcaccactccaagcacgtaaggcagttctcctgaaacgagatttggatagaggaaacaagaaaaaggagaaagaggtagaagaaagctgaaaatagatgagagaagaaaaaaaaaaaaaaaaaaaaaaaaaaaaaaaaaaaaaaaaaaaaaaaaaaaaaaaaaaaaaaaaaaaaaaaaaaaaaaaaaaaaaaaaaaaaaaaggcatttggctaccttaagagagtcatagttactcccgccgtttacccg
The Anopheles gambiae chromosome X unlocalized genomic scaffold, idAnoGambNW_F1_1 X_unloc_38, whole genome shotgun sequence genome window above contains:
- the LOC133394699 gene encoding J domain-containing protein DDB_G0295729-like produces the protein MSGLGGDAHPQGSSGRVLRPRARSVSLNRVDALKVSDSTPVEPPPTAGIVYLSDDEEEELNCTILAGPSGLAVPPMGKVPLVVLDKLPSQSQQREEMTVPATSTPKAGKCSSAEPSLSEMNESLKLLAMQVAQLSKELSLCRKELQESLMKNAALERELETYRMGARSVIELQQQAAAAPMMTAQGAHSSSNRRGRQGPQQQEQRQQQQQHQQREQQQQQQQQQQQQQQQQQQQQRNQQREWQQQQQQQQHQQREQQQQQRVQQQNQQHLRQQQQQQQQRQQQQQQEQQELWTTVVRRRQNTQQQQQSNQPQQQQQQTGRYQPPQMRQQLQQQQQQRQPQRYVVAGSSQQQQQQHQQQQQKRKRPKPELIEISPGQNETFESVSLKIRKAVDDNGTHKELKDFIIMGRRTDKALLRLTLARSANATLILQQIRTIIGEAGTCRHVTEMAALVVNDIDPLAKEEELTALLENKIEGGAGIVSTSIRTMPDGTQRARVRLPAKAAKALDGTKLRLGFCISRVKMAPPTPKEHLRCYRCLEHGHNARDCRSPVDRQNVCIRCGQEGHKAGTCMEEIRCGKCDGPHVIGDRTCDRSATQ